A DNA window from Maribellus comscasis contains the following coding sequences:
- a CDS encoding DUF5777 family beta-barrel protein: protein MKKHILLLFILGIVISNSFAQEEEKDQPVTNPFESGILIDAQTTVIPDARTLEFIIQHKFGSMDNGTSDLWGIYAPGANVRLALNYVPVKNLQIGIGQTKTNMYTDFNAKWTIFKQTERNTIPVSVALYGSAAIDGRDVNTLETGQVVSSKGETQPKSIKFGDRLSYYSQLIIGRKFNDWLSIQAGASFTHYNMAGWDYNHDIIGAHVNGRIKFSPQGSLIFTYDHPLKIKDISEQWTWDTHPKPNLAFGVEIFTFTHAFQIYVGTADGIVPQHIMMYNQKDWKDKGLAIGFTITRLWMF, encoded by the coding sequence ATGAAAAAACATATATTGCTTCTTTTTATTTTAGGAATTGTTATTAGCAATTCTTTTGCACAGGAGGAAGAAAAAGATCAGCCGGTAACCAATCCTTTTGAAAGCGGAATTCTAATTGACGCACAAACAACTGTAATTCCTGATGCCAGGACACTGGAATTTATCATCCAGCACAAATTTGGCAGCATGGACAACGGAACTTCGGATTTATGGGGGATTTATGCACCCGGAGCAAACGTGAGACTGGCTTTAAACTACGTTCCCGTTAAAAATTTACAGATTGGGATTGGCCAGACCAAAACAAACATGTACACCGACTTCAACGCCAAATGGACCATTTTCAAACAAACAGAAAGAAATACAATACCCGTATCCGTTGCATTATATGGATCGGCAGCAATCGATGGCAGGGACGTAAATACTTTGGAAACAGGACAAGTTGTTTCCTCCAAAGGAGAAACACAACCAAAGTCAATCAAATTTGGTGACCGGCTTTCGTATTATTCTCAGCTAATAATTGGTCGTAAATTTAACGATTGGCTGTCAATCCAGGCAGGAGCAAGCTTTACGCATTATAATATGGCCGGATGGGATTATAACCATGATATTATAGGAGCTCACGTAAACGGAAGAATTAAATTCTCACCACAGGGATCTTTGATTTTTACTTATGATCATCCTTTAAAAATTAAAGATATTTCGGAACAGTGGACATGGGATACACACCCAAAGCCAAACCTGGCGTTTGGTGTTGAAATTTTCACATTTACACATGCTTTCCAAATATATGTGGGAACAGCTGATGGCATTGTCCCTCAGCACATCATGATGTACAATCAAAAAGACTGGAAAGACAAAGGTCTTGCTATTGGTTTTACCATTACTCGTTTATGGATGTTCTAA
- a CDS encoding Crp/Fnr family transcriptional regulator encodes MAKILEEKCETCSKLNSGCCKGCFEEDDKSIFVGLTDKELDFLTDGKQQIKYNPGETIVKQNTTSTFVVCVREGLAKLYVEGIKGKNSIVRLISKHDFVTGGGLFNGNIQKFTISAVTPVVCCLIDSSKLVKLFGENNQFAVEMLRFHIKQNNYLLNKLVNQTQKYMPGRVADTLLYLENEVFGESTFSIPLTRQELAEMSNMTKESFVRILQEFKSSGFIKTNGNEFQILNESALLSVSKNG; translated from the coding sequence GTGGCGAAAATCTTAGAAGAAAAATGTGAGACGTGCTCAAAACTAAATTCCGGATGTTGCAAAGGATGTTTTGAGGAAGATGATAAAAGTATTTTTGTCGGTTTAACAGACAAAGAATTGGACTTTTTAACCGACGGCAAACAACAAATAAAATACAACCCGGGAGAAACAATTGTAAAACAAAATACAACATCAACTTTTGTTGTTTGTGTGCGCGAAGGTTTAGCAAAGTTGTATGTGGAAGGAATCAAAGGGAAAAATTCAATTGTTCGTCTAATTTCAAAACATGACTTTGTTACCGGAGGAGGATTATTTAACGGAAATATTCAAAAATTTACAATTTCAGCAGTTACGCCAGTTGTTTGTTGTCTTATCGATTCTTCAAAGCTTGTAAAGCTTTTTGGAGAGAACAACCAATTTGCGGTGGAAATGCTTCGATTCCATATCAAACAAAATAATTACCTGCTAAATAAATTGGTAAACCAAACTCAAAAATATATGCCCGGGCGTGTTGCAGATACCTTGTTATATCTGGAGAACGAAGTATTTGGAGAAAGCACATTCTCCATACCTCTAACACGGCAGGAATTAGCAGAAATGTCAAACATGACCAAGGAAAGTTTTGTTCGCATTTTACAGGAATTTAAAAGCTCCGGTTTTATTAAAACAAACGGAAACGAATTCCAGATATTAAACGAAAGTGCATTATTGTCTGTAAGCAAAAATGGATAA
- the argB gene encoding acetylglutamate kinase — protein sequence MDRLTIIKVGGKVVEEPESLNMLLDQFVKISGYKILVHGGGRSATQIAAKLGIETKMVDGRRITDNETLEVVTMVYGGLVNKKIVAGLQARGCNAIGITGADLDLIHAHKRPVKDIDYGFVGDVDDVNSDEVRLLINENVTPVIAPLTHDGKGNLLNTNADTIASEIATEFARYYSVYLFYCFEKKGVLLDAKDEDNIIYDLDYDLFKKCQSEGIIKEGMIPKLDNGFRAKKSGVKEVLITNHENISSGRGTRLI from the coding sequence ATGGATAGATTAACAATCATAAAAGTTGGCGGAAAAGTAGTGGAAGAACCGGAATCGTTAAACATGCTTCTCGACCAATTTGTGAAAATTTCAGGATACAAAATTTTGGTTCACGGTGGAGGACGGTCGGCTACTCAGATAGCGGCTAAACTGGGGATTGAAACCAAAATGGTGGACGGAAGGAGAATTACCGACAATGAAACGCTGGAAGTTGTTACGATGGTTTACGGCGGATTGGTAAACAAAAAAATTGTGGCCGGGTTACAGGCCCGTGGTTGCAACGCCATTGGCATAACCGGTGCCGATTTAGATTTAATTCATGCACATAAAAGACCGGTAAAAGATATTGATTACGGTTTTGTTGGCGATGTAGATGATGTAAACTCAGATGAAGTACGGCTTCTGATAAACGAGAATGTTACACCAGTAATTGCTCCGTTAACTCACGACGGGAAAGGAAATTTACTTAATACAAATGCAGACACAATTGCTTCCGAAATTGCAACCGAATTTGCCCGTTATTATTCGGTTTATCTCTTTTATTGCTTTGAAAAGAAGGGAGTTTTGCTCGATGCAAAAGATGAAGACAACATCATTTACGATTTAGATTATGACCTTTTCAAAAAATGCCAATCGGAAGGGATAATAAAAGAGGGAATGATACCTAAACTTGATAACGGATTCAGAGCAAAAAAAAGTGGAGTGAAAGAAGTTTTAATCACAAATCACGAAAATATCTCCAGCGGAAGAGGAACAAGGCTCATTTAA
- the hisH gene encoding imidazole glycerol phosphate synthase subunit HisH gives MNIVIIKYNAGNIESVNNALNRLGVNAEITADPEKIRNADKVIFPGVGEASTTMNYLKKHGLDKVIVSLKQPVLGICLGLQLMCSHSEENDVECLGIFEEKVKRFIPNPGEEFITKVPHMGWNSISNLKSSLFTKETENQYVYFVHSYYASIGEHTAATCNYIVPFSAALQKDNFYATQFHPEKSGTVGAKILENFLNI, from the coding sequence ATGAACATCGTAATCATAAAATACAACGCCGGAAATATTGAATCGGTAAATAACGCGCTGAATCGCCTGGGTGTAAATGCTGAAATCACTGCAGATCCGGAAAAAATCAGAAACGCCGACAAAGTTATTTTTCCAGGAGTTGGCGAGGCCAGTACAACCATGAATTACCTAAAAAAACACGGACTTGACAAAGTGATTGTTTCACTTAAACAACCTGTTTTAGGAATCTGTTTGGGCTTACAACTGATGTGCTCGCATTCCGAAGAAAACGATGTGGAATGTCTGGGAATTTTTGAAGAAAAAGTAAAACGTTTTATTCCCAACCCCGGTGAAGAATTTATTACAAAAGTTCCGCACATGGGATGGAATTCTATTTCAAATCTGAAGAGTTCACTTTTTACAAAAGAGACTGAAAACCAATATGTATATTTTGTCCACTCGTATTATGCAAGCATTGGCGAACACACTGCAGCAACATGTAACTACATTGTTCCTTTTAGCGCCGCACTTCAAAAAGATAATTTTTATGCCACCCAGTTTCACCCGGAAAAAAGCGGAACCGTGGGAGCCAAAATCCTTGAAAACTTTTTAAACATTTAA
- a CDS encoding VOC family protein, whose protein sequence is MEPIIDHITVTVKDLKVAEPFYDKFLSVLGFNLKHKHKGTVAAHEFDVVEYGHSRLLFAIVSPRSVFKEETIHRRKPGSLHHLAFKANSREEVDNLYLKIKETGANIVDEPKFYPQHGESYYALFFKDLEGIKYEIVYEEGRVI, encoded by the coding sequence GTGGAACCAATAATCGACCACATCACTGTAACTGTAAAAGATTTAAAAGTAGCTGAACCTTTTTACGACAAGTTTCTGTCTGTTTTAGGATTTAACCTGAAGCACAAACACAAAGGAACAGTTGCTGCACACGAATTTGATGTTGTTGAATATGGCCATTCCCGATTACTGTTTGCGATTGTTTCGCCAAGAAGTGTTTTCAAAGAGGAAACCATTCACCGAAGAAAACCGGGTTCGCTGCATCATTTGGCTTTTAAAGCCAATTCACGCGAAGAAGTGGACAACCTTTATTTGAAAATTAAAGAAACCGGAGCAAATATCGTTGATGAACCTAAATTTTATCCTCAGCACGGTGAAAGTTACTATGCACTTTTTTTTAAAGATTTGGAGGGGATAAAATATGAAATTGTTTACGAAGAAGGACGAGTAATATAA
- a CDS encoding TlpA family protein disulfide reductase, producing MKTTISILFLFMSATFGYAQLNEIPKQEIPEDYGYIVKIGQQIPEIEFDLTDGIKVKTSDLKGKVVMLQFTASWCVVCRREMPHIESKIWQKHKNNKNFALYGIDMDEPLEKVKQFEKDIKITYPLALDPGAKIFYKFAAQGAGVTRNVIIDKTGKIVYMTRLYKEDEFNEMVEVIDLLLKS from the coding sequence ATGAAAACTACAATTTCGATTTTATTCCTGTTTATGTCAGCAACATTTGGTTATGCGCAATTAAACGAAATACCAAAACAAGAGATTCCCGAAGATTACGGTTACATCGTAAAAATTGGACAACAGATACCTGAAATTGAATTTGATCTGACCGATGGAATAAAGGTCAAAACATCCGATTTAAAAGGTAAAGTTGTTATGCTTCAGTTTACGGCCAGTTGGTGTGTTGTTTGCCGAAGAGAAATGCCACATATTGAAAGTAAAATCTGGCAAAAACATAAAAACAACAAAAATTTTGCACTCTATGGAATTGACATGGACGAGCCATTGGAAAAAGTTAAACAATTTGAAAAGGACATTAAAATTACCTATCCGCTTGCTTTAGATCCGGGCGCTAAGATTTTTTACAAATTTGCCGCTCAGGGTGCCGGAGTCACACGAAATGTAATCATCGACAAAACCGGAAAAATTGTTTATATGACACGACTTTACAAGGAAGATGAATTTAACGAGATGGTGGAAGTAATTGATTTATTATTAAAAAGCTAA
- the purU gene encoding formyltetrahydrofolate deformylase, with protein sequence MKTIKPLREKKNTAILLIHCPDKQGILATVTEFLNKNHGNILYLDQHVDRQEKIFYMRVEWELEDFAIPKEKIGEYFDTLIGKPLEMYWRLYFADEIPRMALFVSKMPHCLFDILARYTAGEWDVEIPMIISNHETLKPVAERFGIDFYHFPITKENKDEKEKAELELLKKHNIDFVVLARYMQILSPAFVKKYPNKIINIHHSFLPAFAGAKPYHAAHQRGVKIIGATSHYVTSDLDAGPIIEQDVTRCSHVDTIQKLIRKGRDLEKIVLSQAVYKHLQRKILVYKNRTVVFN encoded by the coding sequence ATGAAAACCATAAAACCACTTCGCGAGAAAAAAAACACAGCCATTTTGCTGATTCACTGCCCGGACAAACAGGGTATTCTGGCCACTGTTACTGAATTCCTGAATAAAAACCACGGGAATATTCTTTACCTTGACCAACACGTTGATCGGCAGGAAAAAATATTTTACATGCGGGTGGAATGGGAACTTGAAGATTTTGCCATTCCAAAAGAAAAAATCGGCGAATATTTCGACACCCTGATTGGAAAACCACTTGAAATGTACTGGCGTTTATATTTTGCAGATGAAATTCCACGAATGGCGCTGTTTGTTTCCAAAATGCCCCATTGTCTTTTTGATATTCTGGCACGTTACACGGCAGGAGAATGGGATGTTGAAATTCCGATGATAATCAGCAACCACGAAACATTAAAACCTGTTGCTGAACGTTTTGGTATCGACTTCTACCATTTTCCTATTACAAAAGAAAACAAAGACGAAAAGGAGAAAGCAGAGCTTGAATTGCTAAAAAAACACAATATCGATTTTGTTGTTCTGGCGCGTTATATGCAAATTCTTTCTCCCGCGTTTGTTAAAAAATATCCCAATAAAATAATCAATATTCATCATTCCTTTTTACCTGCTTTTGCAGGAGCTAAACCTTATCATGCGGCACACCAGAGAGGGGTAAAAATTATCGGTGCGACCAGTCATTATGTTACTTCCGATCTGGATGCCGGCCCGATTATCGAACAGGATGTCACTCGCTGCAGCCATGTTGATACCATTCAAAAATTAATCCGGAAAGGTCGTGATTTGGAAAAAATTGTACTTTCGCAGGCAGTATATAAACATTTGCAACGAAAAATTCTTGTTTATAAAAACCGTACCGTTGTATTTAATTAA
- the hisB gene encoding bifunctional histidinol-phosphatase/imidazoleglycerol-phosphate dehydratase HisB, producing the protein MKKVLFIDRDGTLNFETEDEQIDSFSKLGFLPGVFRNMHFIRENLDYDLVMVTNQDGLGTDSFPEDTFWPVHNFILKAFEGEGVVFDDICIDRSFPHDNLNTRKPGTGMLTKYMEGDYDLANSFVIGDRLTDIQLAKNLGAKGILINDGSLSEELEKQKLTNTCVLISDDWDDIYACVAAPQRTATVKRTTKETDVFVELNLDGSGVSNISTGLNFFDHMLNQIGRHSGADLTIQVKGDLEVDEHHTIEDTGLALGEAFKKVIGNKLGMERYGFCLPMDDCLAMAAIDFGGRPWLIWDTEFKREKVGDMPTEMFIHFFKSFSDASLSNLNIKAEGTNEHHKIEAIFKAVAKAIKMAIKRDIFNFELPSTKGSL; encoded by the coding sequence ATGAAAAAAGTACTATTTATAGACCGTGACGGGACACTAAATTTTGAAACAGAAGACGAACAAATTGATTCGTTTTCAAAACTGGGATTTTTGCCCGGAGTTTTTCGGAATATGCATTTTATTCGTGAAAATCTCGATTACGATTTGGTGATGGTGACCAATCAGGATGGATTGGGAACCGACTCTTTTCCTGAAGATACATTCTGGCCGGTGCATAATTTTATTCTGAAGGCTTTTGAAGGAGAAGGTGTTGTTTTTGATGATATTTGCATTGACAGAAGTTTTCCGCACGATAATTTAAATACGCGAAAACCCGGAACCGGGATGCTGACAAAATACATGGAAGGCGATTATGATTTAGCCAACAGTTTTGTAATTGGCGACCGCTTGACCGACATCCAACTGGCAAAAAACCTGGGTGCCAAAGGAATCCTTATCAACGACGGTTCATTATCTGAAGAATTGGAAAAACAAAAATTGACCAATACCTGTGTATTAATCTCTGACGACTGGGATGATATTTACGCTTGCGTTGCCGCTCCTCAAAGAACAGCAACAGTAAAACGTACAACCAAAGAAACCGACGTTTTTGTTGAATTAAATCTTGACGGTTCGGGTGTTTCGAATATTTCAACAGGGCTGAACTTTTTTGATCACATGCTGAATCAAATCGGACGGCACTCAGGCGCAGATCTGACAATTCAGGTAAAAGGCGATTTGGAAGTAGATGAACACCATACAATTGAAGACACAGGTTTGGCTTTGGGAGAAGCTTTTAAAAAAGTAATCGGCAACAAATTAGGCATGGAACGTTACGGTTTCTGTTTGCCAATGGATGATTGTCTGGCAATGGCAGCGATTGATTTTGGCGGCCGCCCCTGGTTAATATGGGACACCGAATTCAAACGTGAAAAAGTAGGCGACATGCCCACCGAAATGTTTATACATTTTTTCAAATCATTTTCCGACGCTTCGCTTTCAAACTTGAATATTAAAGCAGAAGGAACAAATGAGCATCACAAAATAGAAGCTATTTTTAAAGCGGTTGCAAAAGCCATAAAAATGGCCATAAAACGAGATATTTTCAACTTTGAACTTCCTTCAACAAAGGGTTCATTATAA
- the hisC gene encoding histidinol-phosphate transaminase has product MNLNKLLRKNIAELKPYSSARDEYAGEAMVFLDANENPFNEPYNRYPDPLQRELKQKISKIKNITPENIFLGNGSDEPIDLLIRAFCEPGTDNIITFNPTYGMYEVAAGINNVEVKKVSLTEDFEINVDAILETVNPDTKLIFLCSPNNPTGNSLDAEKIQKVIDWFDGIVVLDEAYIDFAPGKSFLPKLNENANLVILQTFSKAWGMAGIRLGMAFASVEIVNILNKIKYPYNLNILTQTKALELVEKTEEVKKWGKLLIAERAKMADLLKGFPFVIQVYPSDANFLLIKMHDAKGIYHYLVERGIIVRNRSNVHLCDDSLRITIGSSSENETLLTAFKELI; this is encoded by the coding sequence ATGAATTTAAATAAACTACTTCGAAAAAATATAGCTGAGTTAAAACCTTATTCGTCAGCAAGAGACGAATATGCCGGCGAAGCCATGGTTTTTCTCGACGCAAACGAAAACCCTTTTAACGAGCCCTACAATCGTTATCCTGACCCACTGCAAAGAGAGCTTAAACAAAAAATTTCAAAAATTAAGAACATCACTCCTGAAAATATTTTTTTAGGAAACGGAAGCGACGAACCTATCGATTTATTAATCCGCGCCTTTTGCGAGCCGGGAACCGATAATATTATCACTTTCAATCCGACTTACGGAATGTACGAGGTAGCAGCCGGTATTAACAATGTAGAAGTTAAAAAAGTGTCGCTGACGGAGGATTTTGAAATTAATGTTGACGCGATTCTCGAAACTGTAAATCCAGATACAAAACTAATTTTCCTTTGCTCGCCCAATAACCCGACAGGAAACAGTCTTGACGCAGAAAAAATTCAGAAAGTAATTGATTGGTTTGACGGAATTGTCGTTCTGGACGAAGCCTACATTGATTTCGCTCCGGGAAAATCGTTTCTTCCAAAACTCAACGAAAATGCCAACCTCGTAATTTTACAGACTTTTTCAAAAGCCTGGGGAATGGCCGGAATTCGGTTGGGAATGGCCTTTGCATCTGTCGAGATTGTGAATATTCTGAATAAAATTAAGTATCCGTACAACCTGAATATTCTAACGCAAACAAAAGCGTTGGAGCTGGTTGAAAAAACGGAAGAAGTAAAAAAATGGGGAAAACTACTAATTGCCGAACGTGCTAAAATGGCTGATTTATTAAAAGGTTTCCCGTTTGTAATTCAGGTATATCCATCCGATGCAAATTTTCTGTTGATTAAAATGCACGATGCCAAAGGAATATATCACTATCTTGTTGAACGAGGGATAATCGTTAGAAACCGATCAAATGTACATCTGTGTGATGACAGTTTACGAATTACAATTGGCTCCTCTTCAGAAAATGAAACTTTGTTAACAGCGTTTAAAGAATTGATCTAA